A single window of Vigna radiata var. radiata cultivar VC1973A chromosome 4, Vradiata_ver6, whole genome shotgun sequence DNA harbors:
- the LOC106759473 gene encoding cyclin-C1-2 isoform X1 — protein MAANFWTSSHYKHLLDQEDVDMVNTLDKEKGITLEDFKLIKMHMASYILKLAQQVKVRQRVVATAVTYMRRVYTKKSMTEYDPRLVAPTCLYLASKAEESTVQARLLVFYIKKLYADEKYRYEIKDILEMEMKVLEALNYYLVVYHPYRSLSPLLQDAGLNDLNMTQLTWGLVNDTYKMDLILVHPPHLIALACIYIASVLRDKDTTAWFEELRVDMNVVKNISMEILDFYESHRMFTEERINAALQKLTLRP, from the exons ATGGCTGCCAATTTCTGGACATCTTCTCATTA CAAGCATCTTCTGGACCAGGAAGATGTGGATATGGTGAATACACTTGACAAGGAAAAGGGTATCACACTGGAGGATTTTAAGCTCATTAAGATGCATATGGCCAGTT ATATTTTGAAATTGGCACAACAAGTAAAAGTGAGACAGAG GGTTGTGGCCACAGCAGTTACATACATGAGGCGTGTTTACACCAA GAAGAGTATGACAGAATATGATCCACGCTTGGTAGCTCCAACATGCTTGTACCTGGCATCAAAAGCAGAAGAAAGCACAGTGCAAGCTCGGCTTCTtgtattttacattaaaaaactaT ATGCTGATGAGAAGTATAGATATGAAATCAAGGACATACTTGAAATGGAAATGAAGGTTTTAGAAGCTCTTAATTATTACCTGGTTGTATACCACCCATACCGTTCACTATCTCC GTTGCTTCAGGATGCAGGTTTGAATGATCTGAACATGACTCAGCTAACTTG GGGCCTTGTAAATGACACATACAAGATGGACCTAATTCTTGTACATCCTCCGCATCTGATTGCTTTAGCTTGCATATACATTGCTAGTGTACTTAGGGACAAAGACACCACTGCTTGGTTTGAAGAACTTCGTGTTGACATGAACGTG GTCAAAAATATATCAATGGAGATACTTGATTTTTATGAAAGCCATAGAATGTTCACTGAGGAAAGAATTAATGCTGCTCTCCAGAAGTTGACCTTGAGACCCTAA
- the LOC106759473 gene encoding cyclin-C1-2 isoform X2 encodes MRRVYTKKSMTEYDPRLVAPTCLYLASKAEESTVQARLLVFYIKKLYADEKYRYEIKDILEMEMKVLEALNYYLVVYHPYRSLSPLLQDAGLNDLNMTQLTWGLVNDTYKMDLILVHPPHLIALACIYIASVLRDKDTTAWFEELRVDMNVVKNISMEILDFYESHRMFTEERINAALQKLTLRP; translated from the exons ATGAGGCGTGTTTACACCAA GAAGAGTATGACAGAATATGATCCACGCTTGGTAGCTCCAACATGCTTGTACCTGGCATCAAAAGCAGAAGAAAGCACAGTGCAAGCTCGGCTTCTtgtattttacattaaaaaactaT ATGCTGATGAGAAGTATAGATATGAAATCAAGGACATACTTGAAATGGAAATGAAGGTTTTAGAAGCTCTTAATTATTACCTGGTTGTATACCACCCATACCGTTCACTATCTCC GTTGCTTCAGGATGCAGGTTTGAATGATCTGAACATGACTCAGCTAACTTG GGGCCTTGTAAATGACACATACAAGATGGACCTAATTCTTGTACATCCTCCGCATCTGATTGCTTTAGCTTGCATATACATTGCTAGTGTACTTAGGGACAAAGACACCACTGCTTGGTTTGAAGAACTTCGTGTTGACATGAACGTG GTCAAAAATATATCAATGGAGATACTTGATTTTTATGAAAGCCATAGAATGTTCACTGAGGAAAGAATTAATGCTGCTCTCCAGAAGTTGACCTTGAGACCCTAA